From one Diachasmimorpha longicaudata isolate KC_UGA_2023 chromosome 8, iyDiaLong2, whole genome shotgun sequence genomic stretch:
- the LOC135165305 gene encoding kinesin-like protein KIF21A isoform X3 encodes MDDSSVRVAVRIRPQVAREVIDMCRICTQVPPGEPQVFLGPDKAFTYDYVFDTNTGQNPIYDACVARLVDGALDGYNATVLAYGQTGSGKTYTMGTGFDVEVDETIVGIIPRAIRHLFDGIADKQASARERALMPPEFKVTAQFLELYNEDLKDLLEPGGPRGGARIHEDPSGNIHLAGVEPRVVTSPEQALEYLRLGALSRTTGSTQMNTQSSRSHAIFTLYIKQQRCIKIEDPDADVDTTSSDPTNEFETLTAKFHFVDLAGSERLKRTGATGDRAKEGISINCGLLALGNVISALGDKTKKALHVPYRDSKLTRLLQDSLGGNSQTVMIACVSPSDRDFMETLSTLKYANRARNIKNKVMINQDKSSRTIASLRREIQQLQLELLEYRQGKRVVGEDGVNDAWHENQMLNSELQSLRTRVKALSETVEALTAKNSLLIAEKASGQWVNSASGEDVSGLILGYVQEIEELRARLMEAEAMYQQLKKRQLQVQAANPYSEPSYAFGDSSSVLADAKRELQKEMDTLAALKGQQNNDEDNEADGAENGQESMSDDESDDDSDRKEEDEEEAAMGRELEALTSDIDVKQRLIQELELSQRRLQTMKQHYEDKLVQLQARIKDTQEERDKVLSSLQQQASPPTEKVKKLRDEYEKKLTSMQKEVRLLQTAKKEHARLLKSQSQNENRLRGLRNELAEMKRAKVKLLNKMREEAQRHKENELRRNREIAQLRKESRKNANMIRTLEADKRMKEVVLRRKQEEVTALRKRDRGLSQKVAGRTVVKKVNQKTLKQMWQTFERTITKQALAKQAAAETEREMERLLMEREELGRDLERLQKHRIVAATTRGDTADVDEDIDNVKSKISYLQDSIAECQRDMVEMGDGETEAEPGVEALIAAVKSVDEAQYLLQRMLNFTVEQSCSAAQKQLEVRDMESRLNQVAQESDVQHQLLEHVLRDRDLLTMTSSHDNSLVYSPPSSRSSSPDNSESYSQISMNDTKQKSNKVRRRTTQPQELLYGIGSGADSLKADDHNQNHNHPLTRVPSAPGSLKEHVAQMDVSSPPGSPTIYRRFNSREENVFSRLTATRQPLTTDPQPTKGVISQYPGKVQPRAPLQCTHVAEGHSKAVLAIDATEDLLFSGSKDRTVKIWDLGTGLENMTLSGHPNNVVAVKYSESHRLLFSVSSAYVKVWDLRTSNSCVKTLFSSGQTQSGALSLTTTARTLQVPPGETTINDLALSLDEQELYIATSDKVRVWDLRKLTYTGRLSTPHTAAVMCLAVADDGRVITGSKDHLISLVDTNTSGQAVSLAPPHYDGVQCLATSGSTLFSGSRDMCIKRWDLSRMELLQSLNNAHKDWIQGLCTINNGSVMVSGCRGGYLRAWGVPTDSEGECSPLGEVRAHGSAINAVVTNQQHIFTASNDGTVRLWSYYKRDPRTFQRSNSLKC; translated from the exons ATGGATGACTCGAGTGTTCGTGTTGCCGTTCG GATACGGCCTCAAGTGGCTCGCGAGGTGATCGACATGTGTCGAATCTGCACTCAAGTGCCCCCGGGTGAACCCCAGGTATTTCTGGGACCTGACAAGGCCTTCACCTATGACTACGTCTTCGATACAAACACCGGACAGAATCCGATCTACGATGCATGTGTTGCCAGACTGGTTGATGGTGCATTGGACGGATACAATGCAACAGTTCTAGCATATGGACAAACTGGCTCCGGAAAGACCTATACTATGGGCACTGGATTTGACGTTGAAGTGGATGAGACGATTGTTGGCATTATTCCAAGAGCTATCAGACACTTGTTCGATGGTATCGCTGATAAACAGGCCAGTGCTAGGGAGCGAGCTCTTATGCCACCTGAATTCAAG GTGACCGCCCAATTTCTGGAGCTGTACAACGAAGACCTGAAGGACCTGTTGGAGCCCGGCGGTCCTCGAGGTGGTGCACGTATCCACGAAGATCCCTCTGGCAACATTCACCTCGCTGGGGTTGAGCCCCGGGTTGTCACCAGTCCCGAACAAGCTCTCGAGTATCTCCGCCTGGGTGCCCTCTCGCGAACCACGGGTTCCACTCAAATGAATACTCAATCCTCTCGATCGCATGCGATCTTCACCCTCTATATAAAACAACAACGGTGCATTAAGATCGAAGACCCTGACGCGGACGTCGACACGACATCCTCAGACCCCACAAACGAGTTCGAAACCTTGACCGCTAAATTTCACTTCGTCGATTTAGCGGGATCCGAGCGGTTGAAACGAACGGGTGCCACCGGTGATCGAGCGAAGGAAGGCATTTCCATAAACTGCGGCCTCCTGGCCCTGGGGAACGTTATCTCCGCCCTTGGGGACAAAACAAAGAAAGCTTTACACGTGCCTTACCGAGATTCCAAGCTGACGCGTCTCCTTCAGGACTCCCTGGGTGGCAATAGCCAGACGGTCATGATCGCTTGTGTCTCCCCTAGTGATCGTGATTTCATGGAGACATTGAGTACTTTGAAGTATGCGAATCGGGCTCGAAACATCAAGAACAAGGTCATGATCAATCAAGACAAATCGTCAAGAACAATCGCATCTCTTCGACGTGAAATCCAGCAGCTTCAGCTGGAGCTTCTGGAGTACCGACAAGGTAAACGAGTTGTCGGAGAAGACGGAGTGAATGATGCCTGGCACGAGAATCAGATGCTCAACAGCGAGCTGCAAAGCCTTCGAACGAGGGTGAAAGCCTTATCCGAAACCGTGGAGGCACTGACAGCAAAGAACTCGTTGTTGATCGCTGAGAAAGCTTCTGGTCAGTGGGTGAATAGCGCCTCTGGAGAAGATGTGTCGGGTTTGATACTGGGCTACGTCCAGGAGATCGAGGAGCTACGAGCGAGGCTGATGGAGGCCGAAGCAATGTATCAACAGTTGAAAAAGCGACAATTGCAGGTACAAGCAGCCAATCCTTACTCAGAACCGTCCTATGCTTTTGGTGATTCATCATCAGTCCTTGCCGATGCTAAACGAGAGCTGCAGAAGGAAATGGACACTCTCGCGGCCTTGAAGGGACAGCAGAACAATGATGAAGATAATGAGGCTGACGGGGCGGAGAACGGGCAGGAGTCAATGAGCGACGACGAATCCGATGACGATTCTGATAGGAAggaggaggatgaggaggaAGCTGCTATGGGAAGGGAGTTGGAAGCATTGACATCTGATATTGATGTGAAGCAACGGTTGATTCAAGAGttggagttgtcccagaggagACTGCAGACGATGAAGCAGCATTACGAGGACAAGTTGGTGCAGTTGCAAGCCAGAATCAAGGACACTCAGGAGGAGAGGGACAAGGTGCTGTCTTCTCTTCAGCAACAGGCGTCACCACCGACGGAAAAGGTGAAGAAATTGAGAGATGAGTACGAGAAGAAACTAACATCCATGCAGAAGGAAGTTCGCTTGCTGCAGACGGCGAAGAAAGAACATGCGAGATTACTGAAGAGTCAGTCGCAAAATGAGAATAGGCTGAGGGGGCTGAGGAACGAGCTCGCCGAGATGAAGAGGGCAAAGGTTAAGTTGTTGAATAAGATGAGGGAAGAGGCACAGAGACATAAGGAAAACGAGTTGAGGAGAAATCGGGAGATAGCGCAGTTGAGGAAGGAGAGCAGGAAGAATGCGAATATGATAAGGACTCTGGAAGCGGATAAGAGAATGAAGGAGGTGGTGCTGAGGAGGAAGCAGGAGGAAGTGACAGCGTTGCGAAAGAGGGATAGGGGGCTCAGCCAGAAGGTGGCAGGTAGAACTGTGGTGAAGAAGGTTAACCAGAAAACGCTGAAGCAAATGTGGCAGACTTTTGAAAGAACTATTACCAAACAAGCGTTGGCGAAGCAGGCCGCTGCTGAGACTGAAAGGGAGATGGAAAG GTTGTTGATGGAGAGAGAGGAATTGGGGAGGGATTTGGAAAGGCTCCAGAAGCATCGCATAGTAGCCGCAACCACTCGGGGTGATACTGCAGATGTTGACGAGGATATCGACAATGTCAAGAGCAAGATTAGTTATCTGCAAGACAGCATTGCGGAGTGTCAGAGGGATATGGTGGAGATGGGAGATGGGGAGACAGAGGCGGAGCCAGGGGTCGAAGCATTGATTGCAGCTGTGAAGAGTGTCGACGAGGCGCAATATCTTCTGCAGAGGATGCTCAATTTCACGGTGGAACAGAGTTGCAGTGCGGCACAGAAGCAGCTTGAGGTGAGGGACATGGAGAGTCGGCTTAATCAGGTGGCACAGGAGAGCGATGTTCAGCATCAACTTTTGGAGCATGTGCTGAGGGACAGGGATCTCCTTACGATGACCAGTAGTCATGATAATAGTTTGGTTTATAGCCCGCCCAGCTCGAGGAGTTCTTCACCTGATAA caGCGAAAGCTATAGCCAAATATCAATGAACGATACCAAGCAAAAGAGCAATAAAGTTCGCCGACGCACAACTCAACCCCAGGAGCTCCTCTACGGCATAGGATCAGGTGCTGATTCACTGAAGGCCGATGATCACAATCAAAATCACAATCATCCACTGACTCGAGTGCCCAGTGCACCTGGCAGTCTTAA GGAGCACGTTGCCCAAATGGACGTGTCATCGCCACCAGGATCGCCGACCATTTATCGGCGATTCAATAGTCGCGAGGAGAATGTTTTCTCGAGACTAACTGCCACTAGACAACCACTGACAACTGATCCACAGCCGACAAAGGGGGTCATTTCACAATATCCAGGAAAG GTGCAGCCTAGAGCGCCTCTGCAATGTACTCACGTTGCTGAAGGCCACAGCAAGGCAGTGCTGGCTATCGATGCAACGGAAGACTTACTATTCAGCGGCTCGaaag ACCGAACAGTAAAGATATGGGACCTGGGAACAGGACTGGAGAACATGACACTCTCAGGACACCCCAATAACGTAGTTGCAGTTAAATATTCAGAGTCCCATCGTCTCCTCTTCAGCGTATCATCGGCCTACGTAAAAGTCTGGGACCTTCGTACGAGCAATTCGTGTGTCAAAACACTCTTCTCCTCGGGACAGACCCAGAGTGGGGCATTATCCCTGACAACAACAGCGAGAACCCTACAAGTGCCTCCTGGTGAAACGACAATAAACGATTTGGCACTAAGTTTGGATGAGCAGGAGTTGTATATAGCGACTAGTGATAAAGTGAGGGTCTGGGATCTCAGGAAATTAACGTACACTGGACGTCTGAGTACACCGCACACAGCAGCTGTTATGTGCCTGGCTGTCGCTGATGATGGACGAGTCATCACAGGGAGCAAGGATCATCTTATTTCTCTGGTTGATACGAATACTTCTGGACAAGCCGTCAGTCTTGCTCCACCTCATTACGATGGGGTGCAGTGTCTTGCCACTAGTGGGTCTACCCTATTTTCAG GTTCCAGGGACATGTGCATCAAACGTTGGGATCTCAGCCGGATGGAGCTGCTCCAGTCGCTGAATAACGCTCATAAGGACTGGATCCAGGGTCTTTGCACGATAAACAATGGCTCTGTAATGGTCTCGGGCTGTCGAGGAGGCTACCTTCGGGCCTGGGGGGTGCCCACGGACTCCGAGGGCGAATGCTCACCACTCGGGGAGGTTCGAGCGCATGGATCAGCAATCAATGCTGTCGTCACAAATCAACAGCACATTTTCACCGCCAGCAA CGATGGAACAGTCAGACTGTGGAGCTACTACAAACGAGATCCTCGAACGTTTCAACGGAGCAACTCACTAAAGTGCTAA